In Alteromonas mediterranea DE, a single genomic region encodes these proteins:
- a CDS encoding RMD1 family protein — protein sequence MHISNDRVSAFIIPDFDMPAEQFASLGSQYRDAVQIDVFGGEAWLFDYGVIVFWGVDEDEKLALLHRLKLNDAVLGGEHQEHLRFAIEGDTLKLQRDTIVLPSNDDLLRLSISHALAQSVKLDEYEEKAQETIASYAHLPKALAETGKIKLSRRALAKIRGHLFSTKSDIFLHYGLLDTPEFFWEYPDYEFAYTMTSRYLDIRPRVELLSNKLDVIHELFEMLADDLNHKHSSFLEWIIIILIAFEIATFGAEELKAILM from the coding sequence ATGCACATTTCTAACGACCGAGTGTCGGCTTTTATTATTCCTGACTTCGATATGCCTGCAGAGCAATTTGCATCATTGGGCTCGCAATATCGAGATGCGGTTCAAATTGATGTATTTGGTGGGGAGGCGTGGCTTTTTGACTATGGGGTGATTGTGTTTTGGGGCGTAGATGAAGATGAAAAGCTCGCGCTTCTGCACAGACTTAAACTGAATGATGCAGTGCTAGGTGGCGAGCATCAAGAGCACCTAAGATTTGCCATTGAAGGTGATACGCTAAAGCTACAGCGGGATACGATTGTATTACCCAGTAACGACGATTTGCTCAGGCTTTCTATCAGTCATGCGCTGGCCCAGTCTGTAAAGCTCGATGAATATGAAGAAAAGGCGCAAGAAACTATTGCGTCCTATGCGCATTTACCTAAAGCCTTAGCTGAAACGGGTAAAATAAAGTTAAGTAGAAGGGCATTAGCGAAAATTCGTGGTCACTTGTTTAGTACCAAAAGTGATATCTTTTTACACTACGGCTTGTTAGATACCCCTGAGTTTTTCTGGGAGTACCCAGATTACGAGTTCGCCTATACAATGACATCCCGTTATCTGGATATCCGGCCTCGTGTAGAATTGTTATCTAATAAGTTAGACGTTATTCACGAATTATTTGAAATGCTAGCCGATGACTTGAATCACAAACACTCATCATTCTTAGAGTGGATAATTATAATTTTGATCGCGTTTGAAATTGCCACGTTTGGTGCTGAGGAGCTTAAAGCCATACTGATGTGA
- a CDS encoding M28 family metallopeptidase produces MKKMFLPLLVPTLLGVSACTPSNDSASQNPTAEKALSAASNFDSVYNSISDSDIREPLKILSSDEFEGRLPTTEGEEKTIDYLVSEFTKAGLKPGNGDSFLQKVALMEITASSDMTMTIGDNNFVYKEDMVASSKREQAAVSLEESELVFVGYGVNAPEYDWNDYEGLDVKGKTVVMLINDPGFENPDSGKFQGTTMTYYGRWSYKYEEASRQGAAGAIIVHETAPASYGWSVVANSWSGPQYGLVSADKGASRVAVEGWLTLDAAKKVFADAGLDFDTEKANAMKGPYNKAMDLKASVTVKNTFKKSESNNVIATLPGAEFPDEHIIYTAHWDHLGKDESKEGDQIYNGAHDNATGTAAMLAMAKAYSALSPAPKRSVSFLVVTAEEQGLLGSKFYASNPVIPIENTVANINMDAMNVLGKTKNVAVVGMGKSEMEDYLQDAAVKQGRTLTQEDRPEAGYYYRSDHFSFAKQGVPALYAEGGNEPADEETAKYRKRMNVIVTGCYHQVCDQYRDDWDLSGIVQDTQMLFDVGVNVANADAWPKWNEASEFQRQN; encoded by the coding sequence ATGAAAAAAATGTTTTTGCCATTGCTTGTACCTACCCTTTTAGGTGTAAGTGCATGCACTCCTTCAAACGACAGCGCGTCACAAAACCCAACGGCTGAAAAAGCGCTATCAGCAGCCTCTAACTTCGACAGTGTTTATAACAGCATTTCAGATAGCGATATACGCGAACCGCTAAAAATACTTTCTTCAGATGAATTCGAAGGCCGCTTACCCACCACCGAAGGCGAAGAGAAAACCATCGACTATTTAGTCAGTGAGTTTACTAAAGCCGGGCTTAAACCAGGCAACGGAGACAGCTTTTTACAAAAAGTGGCACTAATGGAAATTACCGCCTCTTCAGACATGACCATGACGATTGGCGACAATAACTTTGTCTATAAAGAGGACATGGTTGCCTCGTCTAAGCGTGAGCAAGCGGCTGTGTCGCTAGAAGAGTCCGAGCTCGTTTTTGTAGGCTATGGCGTTAATGCGCCAGAGTACGACTGGAACGACTACGAAGGGTTAGACGTTAAAGGCAAAACTGTGGTTATGCTAATTAATGACCCAGGCTTTGAAAATCCGGACAGCGGCAAATTCCAAGGCACCACCATGACCTATTACGGTCGCTGGAGCTACAAGTATGAGGAAGCAAGCCGTCAAGGTGCGGCTGGCGCCATTATTGTTCATGAAACGGCACCGGCCTCTTACGGCTGGTCGGTCGTCGCGAACAGCTGGAGCGGCCCACAATATGGCTTAGTCAGTGCTGATAAAGGTGCAAGCCGCGTTGCCGTTGAAGGCTGGCTGACGCTAGATGCGGCGAAAAAAGTGTTCGCAGATGCAGGCCTTGATTTCGATACCGAAAAAGCCAACGCGATGAAAGGGCCTTACAACAAAGCGATGGACCTCAAAGCATCGGTAACGGTAAAAAACACCTTCAAAAAATCGGAAAGTAATAACGTTATTGCTACCCTACCCGGCGCTGAATTTCCTGATGAGCACATCATTTATACCGCGCACTGGGATCACTTAGGTAAAGATGAAAGCAAGGAAGGCGATCAGATTTATAACGGCGCGCACGATAATGCCACCGGTACTGCCGCTATGCTAGCTATGGCTAAGGCTTACTCAGCACTTTCACCAGCGCCAAAGCGCTCTGTTTCATTTTTGGTAGTAACAGCAGAAGAGCAAGGCCTGTTGGGCAGTAAGTTCTACGCAAGTAACCCTGTCATTCCGATTGAAAATACCGTAGCAAACATCAATATGGATGCCATGAATGTACTCGGTAAGACTAAAAACGTCGCGGTTGTGGGTATGGGTAAATCTGAAATGGAAGACTACCTTCAAGACGCAGCTGTGAAACAAGGCCGCACGTTAACGCAAGAAGACCGACCTGAAGCGGGTTATTACTATCGCTCTGATCACTTTAGCTTTGCCAAGCAGGGTGTACCCGCACTTTACGCAGAAGGCGGCAATGAGCCGGCCGATGAAGAAACCGCCAAATACAGAAAGCGCATGAACGTTATCGTTACCGGTTGCTATCATCAGGTATGTGACCAATATCGCGATGACTGGGATTTAAGCGGTATCGTTCAAGATACACAGATGTTGTTTGACGTAGGTGTTAATGTAGCGAATGCAGACGCATGGCCAAAGTGGAACGAAGCGAGCGAGTTTCAGCGTCAAAACTAA
- a CDS encoding DUF3025 domain-containing protein, translating into MQSDAIPFCKDYLLNHASMPVNALLDELGLFTCSEFPTPELLNEKVAEYQASWQGPTFKGQRLFKDDEQRYYETIISEDKVIPTRELSWHDLFNALIWLQFPKTKSLLNELHVADINRYGVNPRTARRNRITHFDECGVVLAVESPKGSDLPVVKQSARACREEFLYRLAQHEWKTVFIANREMWYTQVSPFIFGHANLEMMLNPFIGLTGKWLAVSVPYGFSQLDRWQQRAQLDEAMVARIKDLDCFECAPLLKPLPLLGVPSWHHKQDETFYSNSDYFRPLRAGSKPTKQLPLWT; encoded by the coding sequence ATGCAATCAGACGCGATCCCTTTCTGTAAAGACTACCTGTTAAACCACGCCAGTATGCCTGTTAATGCGCTTCTTGACGAATTAGGTCTCTTCACATGCAGTGAGTTTCCTACCCCTGAATTGCTTAACGAAAAAGTCGCCGAATATCAGGCAAGTTGGCAAGGCCCGACGTTTAAAGGTCAACGCTTATTCAAAGACGACGAGCAGCGCTATTACGAAACAATTATTAGCGAAGACAAAGTCATTCCGACCCGCGAACTTAGCTGGCACGACTTATTCAATGCACTTATTTGGCTACAATTTCCTAAAACGAAATCTTTGCTCAATGAGTTACATGTTGCCGATATTAACCGCTATGGCGTTAACCCAAGAACGGCGCGGCGAAACCGTATTACTCACTTTGACGAATGCGGAGTGGTGCTCGCTGTTGAATCACCTAAAGGAAGTGACTTACCCGTTGTGAAACAGTCGGCACGGGCTTGTCGCGAAGAGTTTCTATACCGCCTTGCTCAGCATGAGTGGAAAACAGTGTTTATTGCCAATCGAGAGATGTGGTACACACAGGTCAGCCCCTTTATTTTTGGTCATGCAAACTTAGAAATGATGTTGAACCCTTTTATCGGTTTAACGGGGAAATGGCTGGCAGTGTCTGTGCCCTATGGTTTTAGTCAGCTCGATAGGTGGCAGCAGCGTGCGCAGTTAGACGAGGCTATGGTCGCACGTATTAAAGATTTAGATTGCTTTGAGTGTGCACCATTGCTGAAACCTTTACCGCTGTTGGGTGTTCCTTCATGGCACCATAAGCAAGATGAAACATTTTACAGTAATAGTGACTACTTTAGGCCACTAAGAGCGGGAAGTAAGCCTACCAAACAACTGCCACTGTGGACCTAG
- a CDS encoding YIP1 family protein codes for MHNVSNPFQACNDIFFKPNGVFKAVGEHNNWSWMPFILIMAISLVSQYLYVNFVDIEWFAEMNIAAQGDMSPAEEEQMKAFFTRSALLWSSVIGAFFIPIVINAVYAVYVNLATRSDDSHVFGFTDWYGFAWWLSMPYVLTGLVGVALLLFTGDHQVAPSILSPASLGFIASIPMDSPWYAFGQAVRLELFWGIYLATVGITQWTSFSLKKSALIASAPYLIIYSIWLLALAVF; via the coding sequence ATGCATAACGTATCGAACCCTTTCCAAGCGTGTAACGATATATTTTTTAAACCGAACGGCGTATTTAAGGCCGTGGGTGAACACAATAACTGGAGTTGGATGCCCTTTATTTTGATTATGGCTATTTCTCTGGTTTCTCAATATCTCTACGTTAACTTTGTTGATATTGAATGGTTTGCTGAAATGAACATTGCAGCGCAAGGTGACATGAGCCCGGCAGAAGAAGAGCAAATGAAAGCTTTCTTCACCAGAAGCGCGTTGCTTTGGTCATCGGTTATTGGTGCTTTCTTTATCCCTATTGTTATCAATGCCGTTTACGCTGTTTACGTAAACCTTGCGACCCGTTCTGACGACAGCCATGTATTTGGCTTTACAGACTGGTACGGCTTTGCATGGTGGTTATCTATGCCTTACGTATTAACCGGGTTAGTGGGGGTAGCGCTTTTGCTCTTTACCGGCGATCACCAAGTTGCACCTTCTATCTTGTCACCGGCTTCTTTAGGTTTTATTGCCAGCATTCCGATGGACTCTCCGTGGTATGCCTTCGGCCAAGCGGTAAGGTTAGAACTGTTCTGGGGAATTTACCTTGCAACGGTAGGTATTACTCAATGGACCTCGTTTTCTCTTAAAAAATCGGCGCTCATTGCCAGCGCGCCTTATTTAATTATCTACAGCATTTGGCTGCTAGCGCTGGCTGTCTTTTAA
- a CDS encoding SLC13 family permease translates to MDVTQFIVLAIFAGTICALILTRQRPSTVFSGAVLALLVTQQLSLDDILLNLTNKGLITLVLLLLVSSAIDKTALIKRLGRKLVSANFTQSYWRLFSLTFVSSALLNNTAIVASLIGPIKQNQYHPASRLLIPLSYAAILGGTVTLIGTSTNLIVDSFLQEHGHPGFNFFDFTLYGTVAGLTCGLLMFMLLPLLPNIGNKNNNYHEYMVEAEVEPGSELIGKTVEQNHLRNLPELFLVEVVRDGNLISPVGPDLVILEGDKLIFSGNVQKLDNLSHIKGLSMFAESDGVLRESLTEVVVANRAQVIGQTIKKLGFRALFDAAVVAIRRDGEQLSGKLGEIKLQAGDFLLLATGPDFATRQNLNKNFFILSEQKIARPLTNKQEWITLGGFLTTVLLAAANVISLAIGLLFLAAVLIGVRVTSNGEMKRNLPLNLIVVIVGALSLATALENSGVIMTMTEALMPVLSGTNWFIALVIIYLITLLLTEFVTNNAAAALMFPFAYGLVQIIGAPLMPFALAVAFAASASFISPFGYQTNLLVYNAANYRFSHFIKIGLPISIVYSSIVLTLLNVTYL, encoded by the coding sequence ATGGATGTGACCCAGTTCATCGTACTGGCAATTTTTGCCGGTACGATATGCGCGCTGATTTTGACCCGTCAGCGCCCTTCTACTGTATTTTCAGGTGCAGTATTGGCTTTACTGGTTACCCAGCAGTTATCTCTTGATGACATCTTGCTAAATTTAACAAACAAGGGCCTTATCACCCTTGTTTTGTTGCTTTTAGTGAGTAGTGCTATTGATAAAACCGCTTTGATTAAGCGACTTGGTAGAAAGTTAGTTAGCGCTAATTTCACGCAGTCCTATTGGCGATTATTTTCGTTAACCTTTGTCTCTTCTGCGCTGTTAAATAACACCGCAATTGTGGCAAGTCTTATTGGTCCTATTAAACAGAACCAATATCACCCTGCATCACGACTACTCATTCCGCTTTCTTACGCCGCGATACTCGGTGGTACGGTTACCCTAATCGGGACTTCTACTAACCTTATCGTTGACAGTTTCTTACAAGAACACGGACACCCTGGTTTCAATTTCTTTGATTTCACCCTGTATGGCACCGTGGCCGGTCTTACCTGTGGCTTACTTATGTTTATGCTATTGCCTTTGCTGCCCAATATTGGCAACAAAAACAATAACTATCACGAGTATATGGTTGAAGCTGAAGTTGAACCCGGATCTGAGCTAATTGGCAAGACTGTTGAGCAGAACCACCTGCGAAACCTTCCTGAGCTCTTTCTAGTGGAAGTGGTACGCGATGGCAATTTAATCTCTCCCGTGGGCCCTGACCTGGTTATCTTAGAAGGCGATAAACTGATCTTTTCTGGCAATGTACAAAAGCTCGATAACTTAAGCCATATTAAAGGGTTAAGTATGTTCGCTGAGTCAGACGGCGTGTTGCGCGAAAGTTTAACGGAGGTCGTTGTTGCCAACCGTGCGCAGGTTATTGGCCAAACCATTAAAAAACTTGGTTTTAGAGCACTGTTTGATGCCGCTGTAGTAGCCATTCGCCGCGATGGCGAGCAACTTTCTGGCAAATTAGGCGAGATCAAACTGCAGGCCGGTGACTTTTTGCTACTGGCGACGGGCCCCGATTTTGCCACCCGTCAAAATTTGAATAAAAACTTCTTTATTCTGTCAGAGCAAAAGATCGCTCGCCCGCTTACGAATAAACAGGAGTGGATCACACTCGGTGGCTTTCTTACTACTGTTTTATTGGCAGCTGCAAACGTTATCTCACTTGCCATTGGGCTGCTGTTCTTGGCCGCAGTACTTATTGGGGTAAGAGTAACGTCGAACGGCGAAATGAAGCGAAATCTACCGCTTAACCTCATTGTTGTCATTGTTGGAGCCTTAAGTTTAGCCACTGCTCTTGAAAACTCGGGCGTTATAATGACAATGACAGAGGCATTAATGCCTGTGCTGTCTGGTACCAACTGGTTTATTGCGCTAGTGATTATTTACTTAATTACGCTGTTGTTAACCGAGTTTGTTACCAATAATGCGGCAGCGGCCTTGATGTTCCCTTTTGCCTATGGCCTTGTGCAGATTATTGGCGCGCCTCTTATGCCATTTGCGTTGGCCGTCGCCTTTGCTGCTAGCGCGAGCTTTATATCGCCTTTCGGATATCAAACTAACCTGTTGGTTTATAATGCCGCCAACTACCGGTTTTCACATTTCATAAAAATAGGCCTGCCTATTTCCATTGTATACAGTTCTATCGTACTTACTTTATTGAATGTGACTTACCTTTAG
- the cysN gene encoding sulfate adenylyltransferase subunit CysN codes for MNNENELLRQDILSYLEQHEKKDMLRFLTCGSVDDGKSTLIGRLLHDSKMIYEDQLAAITKDSKKVGTTGEKVDLALLVDGLQSEREQGITIDVAYRYFSTDKRKFIIADTPGHEQYTRNMVTGASTCDLAIILVDARGGVKVQTKRHSFLVSLLGIKHVIVAINKMDLMDYSEEVYKQIQEDYLKFAEQLDIPDIQFVPISALEGDNVVGKSEKTPWFDGTPLMEMLENIEIGEDDNLEDFRFPVQYVNRPNLDFRGFAGTVVSGQVAPGDEVTALPSGKKSKVKQVVTFEGDQERAYVPQAVTLTLEDEIDISRGDMIVKSDNLPLLNTQFKTHLVWMSEEPLMPNKQYLFKFATKSTPGVVAHIDNQIDVNTLEEADAMHLNLNEIGVVDVKFTQPVACDPYKRNRPTGSFIVIDRLTNGTVGAGMIIDEIAGDAQHTSPNFSEFELEFNALVRKHFPHWNSVDISKL; via the coding sequence ATGAACAATGAAAACGAATTATTGAGACAGGACATTCTGTCTTACCTAGAGCAACACGAAAAGAAAGACATGCTACGTTTCCTTACTTGCGGTAGCGTAGATGACGGTAAGAGCACCTTAATTGGTCGCTTACTTCACGATTCAAAAATGATTTATGAAGACCAGCTTGCTGCAATCACTAAAGACAGCAAAAAAGTTGGGACTACGGGCGAAAAAGTAGACCTTGCATTACTTGTAGACGGTCTTCAATCTGAACGTGAACAAGGTATTACGATTGACGTAGCATACCGCTACTTCTCTACCGACAAGCGTAAGTTCATCATCGCTGACACGCCAGGGCACGAGCAGTACACCCGCAACATGGTAACGGGTGCGTCTACTTGCGACCTCGCCATCATTCTTGTTGATGCTCGTGGCGGCGTTAAAGTACAAACTAAACGTCACTCGTTCTTAGTTTCTCTTCTCGGTATTAAGCACGTTATTGTTGCTATCAACAAAATGGACTTAATGGATTATTCAGAAGAGGTCTACAAACAAATTCAAGAAGACTACCTGAAGTTTGCTGAGCAGCTTGATATTCCTGACATTCAGTTTGTGCCTATTTCAGCATTGGAAGGCGACAACGTGGTAGGTAAAAGCGAAAAGACCCCTTGGTTTGACGGCACGCCACTAATGGAAATGCTAGAAAACATTGAAATTGGTGAAGACGATAACCTTGAAGATTTCCGCTTCCCAGTTCAATACGTTAACCGTCCTAACTTAGATTTCCGTGGTTTTGCGGGTACCGTGGTATCAGGCCAGGTAGCGCCAGGTGATGAAGTGACTGCCCTACCTTCTGGTAAGAAATCAAAAGTGAAGCAAGTCGTTACGTTTGAAGGCGACCAAGAGCGTGCTTATGTGCCTCAAGCGGTTACGCTAACCCTTGAAGATGAAATTGACATCTCTCGTGGCGATATGATTGTAAAATCAGACAACTTGCCGCTGCTTAACACGCAGTTTAAAACTCACCTTGTGTGGATGTCTGAAGAGCCGCTAATGCCAAACAAGCAATACTTGTTTAAGTTTGCGACCAAATCTACGCCTGGCGTTGTGGCGCATATCGATAACCAAATTGATGTGAATACCCTTGAAGAAGCTGATGCAATGCACCTAAACCTTAACGAAATTGGTGTAGTTGACGTTAAGTTTACACAGCCTGTAGCGTGCGACCCGTACAAGCGCAACCGCCCTACTGGTTCATTTATCGTTATCGACCGCTTAACCAATGGTACAGTGGGTGCGGGTATGATCATCGACGAAATTGCCGGTGACGCACAGCATACATCGCCTAACTTCTCTGAGTTTGAGCTTGAATTCAATGCGCTAGTACGCAAGCACTTCCCGCATTGGAACTCTGTGGACATCAGTAAACTATAA
- the cysQ gene encoding 3'(2'),5'-bisphosphate nucleotidase CysQ produces the protein MTQPINSLAQKVLTIAKEAGDKIMAIYEKDFAIYEKQDTSPLTEADLAAHNVIVNALEAESDLPILSEESADISWDERKTWSSYWLVDPLDGTKEFIKKNGEFTVNIALIENGKPTMGVVYAPALNKSYVGIVGDGAWTEVDGEFTAISARKHDGAEVWKVVGSRSHQSPEIQNLLAQLDGDTELVAMGSSLKLCLVAEGDAHLYPRLGPTSEWDTGAAHAVALAAGANVTVLDPENPLDDNADALTYNQKESVLNPFFLVSA, from the coding sequence ATGACACAGCCTATTAATTCTCTTGCACAGAAAGTGCTGACTATCGCTAAAGAAGCGGGCGATAAGATAATGGCGATTTACGAGAAAGATTTTGCCATTTACGAAAAGCAGGATACCAGCCCATTAACTGAAGCTGACCTTGCCGCGCACAACGTTATTGTAAATGCCCTTGAAGCGGAGTCTGATCTGCCAATCCTTTCTGAGGAATCAGCAGATATTTCGTGGGATGAGCGCAAGACGTGGTCGTCATACTGGCTGGTTGACCCGCTAGACGGCACCAAAGAGTTTATTAAGAAAAACGGTGAGTTTACGGTAAACATTGCACTTATCGAAAACGGTAAACCGACTATGGGCGTAGTTTATGCGCCAGCACTCAACAAAAGCTACGTAGGCATTGTGGGTGACGGTGCATGGACTGAAGTAGATGGTGAATTCACCGCTATTTCTGCACGCAAGCACGACGGTGCAGAAGTGTGGAAAGTGGTAGGCAGCCGTTCTCACCAAAGCCCTGAAATTCAAAATTTATTGGCACAGCTTGATGGTGATACTGAGCTAGTGGCGATGGGCAGCTCACTAAAGCTTTGCTTAGTGGCCGAGGGCGATGCACACCTTTACCCTCGTTTAGGCCCAACGTCTGAATGGGATACGGGTGCTGCACATGCAGTCGCATTAGCGGCGGGTGCGAACGTGACCGTACTTGACCCTGAAAATCCATTAGATGACAACGCTGACGCTCTTACCTATAACCAAAAAGAGTCTGTGTTAAACCCCTTTTTCCTTGTGAGCGCATAA
- the cysC gene encoding adenylyl-sulfate kinase gives MATDNVVWHKHEVNKTTRSEKLGQTPRVFWLTGLSGSGKSTLANLLEKKLHEQNKHTYLLDGDNVRHGLCGDLGFSDKDRVENIRRISEVAKLFVDAGTLVLTAFISPFKADRDYCRSLMEEGEFVEVFVDTPLEVCEKRDPKGLYKKARSGEIKDFTGIDSAYEAPEAPEVHLTYQDEPAEQTAERLYALLQEKGLV, from the coding sequence ATGGCCACAGACAACGTCGTTTGGCACAAACACGAAGTCAACAAGACCACCCGCTCTGAGAAGTTAGGTCAAACACCTCGCGTGTTTTGGCTTACCGGGTTAAGTGGTTCTGGTAAATCTACGTTAGCTAACTTGCTTGAGAAAAAACTTCACGAGCAAAATAAACACACGTACCTGTTAGATGGCGACAACGTACGTCACGGGTTATGTGGCGATTTAGGTTTTAGCGACAAAGATCGGGTTGAGAACATTCGCCGCATCAGCGAGGTCGCCAAGCTTTTTGTTGACGCTGGAACCTTGGTACTGACTGCGTTTATCTCTCCGTTTAAAGCTGACCGCGATTATTGCCGCAGCTTAATGGAAGAAGGCGAGTTTGTAGAAGTGTTTGTTGATACCCCGCTTGAAGTGTGCGAAAAGCGCGACCCGAAAGGCTTGTACAAAAAAGCACGTAGCGGCGAAATCAAGGACTTCACTGGTATTGATTCAGCGTACGAAGCGCCTGAAGCACCAGAAGTACACCTAACATATCAGGATGAACCGGCAGAGCAAACCGCTGAGCGTTTGTATGCTTTGCTTCAAGAAAAGGGATTGGTGTAA